Proteins found in one Odocoileus virginianus isolate 20LAN1187 ecotype Illinois chromosome 10, Ovbor_1.2, whole genome shotgun sequence genomic segment:
- the NECTIN1 gene encoding nectin-1 → MARMGLAGAAGRWWGLALGLTAFFLPGAYTQMVQVNDSMYGFIGTDVVLHCSFANPLPGVKITQVTWQKATNGSKQNVAIYNPAMGVSVLAPYRERVEFLRPSFTDGTIRLSRLELKDEGVYICEFATFPAGNRESQLNLTVMAKPTNWIEGTHTVLRARKGQDDKVLVATCTSANGKPPSVVSWETRLKGEAEYQEIRNPNGTVTVISRYRLVPSREAHRQSLACIVNYHMDRFRESLTLDVQYEPEVTIEGFDGNWYLQRMDVKLTCKADANPPATEYHWTTQNGSLPKGVEAQNRTLFFRGPINYSLAGTYVCEATNPIGTRSGQVEVNITEFPYTPSPPEHGRRAGPVPTAIIGGVVGSILLVLIVVGGIVVALRRRRHTFKGDYSTKKHVYGNGYSKAGIPQHHPPMAQNLQYPEDSDDDKKAGPLGGSSYEEEEEEEGGGGERKVGGPHPKYDEDAKRPYFTVDEAEARQDGYGDRTLGYQYDPEQLDLAENMVSQNDGSFISKKEWYV, encoded by the exons GAGCCTACACACAGATGGTCCAGGTGAACGACTCCATGTATGGTTTCATCGGCACGGACGTGGTGCTTCACTGCAGCTTCGCCAACCCGCTACCGGGCGTGAAGATCACCCAGGTCACATGGCAAAAGGCCACCAATGGCTCCAAGCAGAACGTGGCCATCTACAACCCAGCCATGGGCGTCTCGGTGCTGGCCCCCTACCGCGAGCGCGTGGAGTTCCTGCGGCCCTCCTTCACAGACGGTACCATCCGCCTCTCCCGCCTGGAGCTGAAGGACGAGGGCGTCTACATCTGCGAGTTTGCCACCTTCCCTGCGGGCAACCGAGAGAGCCAGCTCAATCTCACTGTGATGG CCAAACCCACCAATTGGATAGAGGGCACCCACACAGTGCTTCGAGCCAGGAAGGGGCAGGATGACAAGGTCCTGGTGGCCACCTGCACGTCAGCCAATGGGAAACCTCCCAGTGTGGTGTCCTGGGAAACGCGGCTGAAGGGCGAGGCGGAGTACCAGGAGATCCGGAACCCCAACGGCACGGTGACCGTCATCAGCCGCTACCGCCTGGTGCCCAGCCGGGAAGCCCACCGGCAGTCCCTGGCCTGCATAGTCAACTATCACATGGACCGCTTCCGGGAAAGCCTCACCCTCGACGTGCAGT ACGAGCCCGAGGTGACCATTGAGGGGTTTGATGGCAACTGGTACCTGCAGCGGATGGATGTGAAGCTCACGTGCAAAGCCGATGCCAACCCCCCAGCCACTGAGTACCACTGGACCAC GCAGAATGGCTCCCTCCCCAAAGGCGTGGAGGCCCAGAACAGAActctcttcttcaggggacccATCAACTACAGCCTGGCCGGAACCTATGTCTGTGAGGCCACCAACCCCATCGGCACCCGCTCAGGCCAGGTGGAGGTCAATATCACAG AGTTCCCCTACACCCCGTCTCCTCCCGAACACGGGCGGCGCGCCGGGCCCGTGCCCACGGCCATCATTGGGGGCGTGGTGGGCAGCATTCTGCTGGTGCTGATTGTGGTCGGCGGGATCGTGGTGGCCCTGCGCCGGCGCCGGCACACCTTCAAGGGCGACTACAGCACCAAGAAGCACGTGTACGGCAACGGCTACAGCAAGGCGGGCATCCCCCAGCACCACCCGCCCATGGCCCAGAACCTGCAGTACCCGGAGGACTCCGACGACGACAAGAAAGCCGGCCCCCTGGGCGGGAGCAGCtacgaggaggaagaggaggaggagggcggaGGGGGCGAGCGCAAGGTGGGCGGCCCCCACCCCAAGTATGACGAGGACGCCAAGCGGCCCTACTTCACGGTGGACGAGGCCGAGGCCCGTCAGGACGGCTACGGGGACCGGACTCTGGGCTACCAGTACGACCCTGAGCAGCTGGACTTGGCCGAGAACATGGTCTCTCAGAACGACGGGTCTTTCATTTCCAAGAAGGAGTGGTACGTGTAG